In Halovivax gelatinilyticus, the following are encoded in one genomic region:
- a CDS encoding phospholipase D-like domain-containing protein: MYDDHIAICTPWLSDVDVRLPLAPGVDDRSTKLAAAIRNLDTQVDVYVRPDESANEYALSRLAGLENVTVTTVPDIHAKAVITDAYVYVGSANITRGGLLTNLELCKVVENEFADVQSYIEAELDI; encoded by the coding sequence GTGTACGACGATCACATCGCCATTTGCACACCGTGGCTCAGTGACGTCGACGTTCGGCTCCCGCTCGCACCGGGAGTCGATGATCGCAGCACGAAGTTGGCAGCGGCTATCCGCAATCTCGATACTCAGGTCGATGTGTACGTCCGTCCTGACGAATCTGCCAACGAGTACGCGCTCTCTCGACTGGCGGGTCTCGAGAACGTTACCGTCACCACCGTTCCCGACATTCACGCGAAGGCAGTCATCACAGATGCGTACGTGTACGTTGGTTCGGCAAATATTACACGTGGTGGGTTACTCACCAATCTGGAACTCTGCAAGGTGGTTGAAAACGAGTTCGCTGACGTGCAGTCGTACATCGAAGCGGAGCTGGATATTTAG
- a CDS encoding phospholipase D-like domain-containing protein, whose protein sequence is MVQTFSIRSDQIARYLGSAFLNATRIVIVSPWVSDIKVKVPETDQIDDRELLLSQAVNQFDVNVTFVVDPANNAHNRLRAQALLPKVSSHATIETVDNLHAKAIVTDQILYQGSANVTYHGLNVNVELCDLRENEYEDANDFLRERIGLELGES, encoded by the coding sequence ATGGTACAAACGTTTTCCATACGCTCTGACCAAATCGCCCGATATCTCGGATCGGCGTTTCTCAACGCGACCCGGATAGTCATCGTCTCACCCTGGGTGAGCGATATCAAGGTCAAGGTCCCAGAGACGGACCAAATTGACGACCGAGAGTTACTGCTCTCTCAAGCGGTGAACCAGTTCGACGTTAACGTGACATTCGTCGTTGACCCTGCTAATAATGCCCACAACCGGTTACGGGCACAAGCCCTCCTCCCTAAAGTTAGTAGCCATGCGACGATCGAGACTGTAGATAACCTTCATGCGAAAGCTATTGTCACGGACCAAATTCTCTATCAGGGTTCAGCCAACGTGACCTACCACGGTCTGAATGTCAACGTCGAATTATGTGATCTTCGAGAAAACGAATACGAGGACGCAAACGACTTCTTGCGGGAACGAATCGGGCTCGAACTTGGCGAGTCCTAA
- a CDS encoding DEAD/DEAH box helicase, whose translation MKRDVEPLVRGLLENTQIFGPETENPPQVTTALKYTRKPQKRRNPGDYGGSDPFIADIIDIFGFEPLKFQQTSWELVRDLNQQRCGGDSQGAIFSAPTGFGKTEAFLGPLYQLLREDDLERVALVYPSKALLQDQLGRVLEHLHTIKTTSEDQISVGVWSGDTAYELDDVASEKALFEGTGPNKRFRLANCWCGEPHDPHSFQYDGGSAHYELVCEHDDSHSFTEEEVVLNREDIRRSNGPEIVLTTLESLELFGLKPNYDLIDEIDAIVFDEIHLYTGIRGAHAANVVDNIESITDQSMLWLGASATVDDAEQFAAKIFPIPDGRIEAVAPPDEDFETDHDDHEHYFFLKATEDGPGVSSMFIQQILLLGHAMLQQQDGPRGKLLSFIDSISQVNQKRTQLQDADEQRELWRHHVDIDEPGDWRDVAEGMDREFVEGSLEFSSVYSDAGFDASVIRSDVLLSTNFLEVGIDVGDISIVTQYRTPWNLSSFVQRVGRAAREPGTDSFIFVFLSDLTSDSNMFYRADRFLGSEIRTPLKPDNEVIEWIHDRYREFYEGSTRVRERRHFSNKREKEEFHEEYLVDELGWAEYYDLIDDPESVLFRTLGITGSFDPLVGQEPIMEVLAALEERDEELEEKLDELGVAGEEGTGDTEREMVESVRTDILGYIKERRKLVAECREMNEEFVDRSVLDGLESELEEARETIAEPAPGLNVEIDRFRNVLPILYTVKGNVLRVTNAANSADITLSPLTLDIGELESSIERIADALDDDRVAELVLERKRLYYLKQTLEELYDYQAIPSNYLSLYYVKHLLRGGYYYDRFLQTAGDSLADEVWFVPENYFDDAGQYFTVFHGDDDVEGSDQSIDKIVHSYTPFRSEYKQDAGELQAFIPETIIYDDSVKFTFNDVSGERRDDLIIPDSIRLDTVTDLSGSKALNIVRYCPQCLQILDHGSCLRHNDRALGKIHASPSVETSVNIGENTESRGLVTLSDMSGEVKLVGVSLEITPATYIRSSDEYIFTGEDRIKREIESPDRTLGFGLDTRGLTFDISRFLNRIDDPEIVTRLDRYKDRSEVGLREMGAHTAAHFFIQLVADVAGVTPRSLFYGIDMDEEVVYVFERSQGGQGLVDLVFDDLREDPGTALESVTRITYDPQVICERLWADVSFVDDLPPVNPDQTAIEDAVRSADEVPMFDHVVDQVVEEVQSTVDRAQQLAQEEAISLRRAFQIKNVVSSARIDGESTYPEEAVTDVLPDFDGHDRVETLFFSPNIDGCVENLQLSECISGHDQSDTLSYVLLEELREELIQRVPHDEMADELFDREVLPGGEYDGTSIFLTL comes from the coding sequence GTGAAACGGGACGTGGAACCGCTCGTCCGGGGGCTCCTAGAGAACACACAGATATTCGGCCCCGAGACCGAGAACCCACCCCAGGTCACCACGGCTCTCAAGTACACTCGCAAACCACAAAAGCGACGGAACCCCGGTGACTACGGTGGGTCAGATCCGTTCATCGCGGATATCATCGATATCTTTGGATTTGAGCCGCTCAAGTTCCAGCAGACCAGCTGGGAATTGGTGAGAGACCTGAACCAGCAACGATGTGGCGGGGACTCACAGGGAGCAATCTTCTCAGCCCCTACCGGCTTCGGCAAGACTGAGGCGTTCCTCGGACCGCTCTATCAACTGCTGCGTGAAGATGATCTGGAGCGTGTCGCGCTGGTCTATCCGAGCAAGGCGCTCCTCCAGGACCAGCTCGGTCGGGTGCTCGAACATCTGCATACGATCAAAACGACGAGCGAAGACCAGATATCGGTCGGCGTCTGGTCGGGAGACACCGCCTACGAATTGGATGACGTCGCGTCGGAGAAGGCACTGTTTGAAGGAACGGGGCCGAACAAGCGCTTTAGACTCGCCAACTGCTGGTGTGGCGAGCCCCACGACCCACATTCGTTCCAATACGACGGTGGGAGCGCACACTACGAGTTGGTTTGCGAACACGACGACAGCCATTCCTTCACCGAGGAGGAAGTAGTGTTGAACCGCGAGGACATCCGCCGGTCGAACGGCCCTGAAATCGTGTTGACGACGCTCGAGTCGTTGGAACTGTTCGGGTTGAAACCAAATTACGACCTCATCGACGAGATCGATGCCATCGTCTTCGACGAGATTCATCTTTATACGGGCATCCGCGGAGCACACGCTGCCAACGTCGTCGATAACATCGAATCCATCACCGACCAGTCGATGTTATGGCTCGGTGCCAGCGCGACTGTCGACGACGCCGAGCAATTCGCCGCGAAAATCTTCCCGATTCCTGATGGTAGAATCGAGGCGGTGGCCCCACCAGATGAAGACTTCGAGACCGACCACGATGACCACGAACACTACTTCTTCCTTAAGGCAACCGAGGACGGGCCAGGAGTCTCCTCGATGTTTATCCAGCAAATCCTCCTGCTCGGACACGCGATGTTGCAACAGCAGGACGGTCCTAGAGGAAAACTGTTGTCGTTCATCGACAGCATCAGTCAGGTGAATCAGAAGCGAACACAGCTACAGGACGCAGATGAGCAACGGGAACTGTGGCGCCATCACGTGGACATCGACGAGCCCGGCGACTGGCGCGACGTCGCTGAAGGGATGGACAGAGAATTCGTCGAGGGGTCGTTGGAGTTCTCGTCCGTCTACTCAGACGCCGGATTTGATGCCTCCGTCATCCGGAGCGATGTTCTCCTGTCGACGAACTTCCTCGAAGTTGGGATCGACGTTGGTGACATCTCCATCGTGACGCAATACCGGACGCCGTGGAACCTTTCATCATTCGTCCAGCGTGTCGGGCGGGCCGCGCGCGAACCCGGAACTGACTCGTTCATCTTCGTCTTCCTCTCGGACCTTACGAGTGACTCCAACATGTTTTACCGAGCGGATCGGTTCCTCGGTTCCGAAATTCGAACGCCGCTAAAGCCCGACAACGAGGTCATCGAGTGGATTCACGACCGCTATCGAGAATTCTACGAGGGTTCGACGCGAGTTCGCGAGAGACGCCACTTCTCCAACAAGCGAGAGAAAGAGGAGTTCCACGAGGAGTACCTGGTCGACGAACTCGGCTGGGCAGAATACTACGACCTGATCGACGACCCGGAAAGCGTCCTCTTTCGTACACTCGGTATCACTGGTTCGTTTGACCCCCTCGTCGGCCAAGAACCGATAATGGAAGTCCTGGCGGCTCTCGAAGAGCGCGACGAAGAACTCGAGGAGAAACTCGACGAGCTAGGTGTGGCGGGAGAGGAAGGGACGGGGGATACCGAACGCGAGATGGTCGAGAGCGTCAGAACAGACATTTTAGGCTACATCAAGGAACGGCGGAAGCTGGTTGCCGAGTGCCGGGAGATGAACGAGGAGTTCGTCGACCGTTCGGTCCTCGACGGATTAGAATCGGAGCTCGAAGAGGCTCGTGAAACCATCGCTGAACCGGCACCGGGGCTGAACGTGGAAATTGACAGATTCCGCAACGTGCTCCCGATTCTGTACACGGTGAAAGGGAACGTGCTTCGAGTTACCAACGCCGCAAACAGCGCCGATATCACGCTGTCCCCGTTGACCTTAGATATCGGTGAACTCGAATCATCCATCGAGCGCATTGCGGACGCGTTGGACGACGACCGAGTCGCGGAGCTCGTTCTCGAAAGAAAGCGGCTGTACTATCTCAAGCAAACGCTCGAAGAGCTATATGACTACCAGGCGATTCCGAGCAACTACCTCAGTCTCTATTACGTCAAGCATCTCCTCCGGGGCGGATACTACTACGATCGATTCCTCCAAACGGCCGGCGACTCCCTCGCTGACGAGGTATGGTTCGTTCCCGAGAACTATTTCGACGACGCTGGACAGTACTTCACCGTGTTCCACGGAGATGACGACGTGGAGGGAAGCGATCAATCAATAGATAAAATCGTCCACTCGTACACGCCCTTCCGTAGTGAGTATAAACAAGATGCAGGGGAACTGCAGGCGTTTATTCCGGAGACGATTATCTACGACGACTCGGTGAAGTTCACATTCAACGACGTCTCTGGAGAGCGACGTGACGACCTCATCATCCCCGACTCGATCAGACTCGATACCGTAACCGATCTCAGCGGATCGAAGGCATTGAACATCGTCCGGTACTGCCCCCAGTGCCTGCAAATTCTTGATCACGGCAGTTGTCTCCGACACAATGATCGTGCCCTCGGGAAGATACACGCGAGTCCGTCGGTCGAGACGTCGGTCAACATAGGTGAGAATACGGAGTCGCGCGGTCTCGTTACCCTCTCAGACATGTCCGGTGAGGTAAAGCTCGTCGGCGTCTCGCTCGAAATTACGCCGGCGACGTACATCCGTTCCAGTGATGAGTATATCTTCACCGGCGAAGACCGTATCAAGCGGGAGATCGAGTCGCCGGACAGAACCCTCGGGTTCGGCCTCGATACCCGTGGGCTCACTTTCGACATATCCCGTTTCCTCAACCGGATTGACGACCCCGAGATTGTTACCCGACTCGACCGATACAAGGACCGGTCCGAGGTCGGGCTCCGGGAGATGGGGGCACACACGGCCGCGCACTTTTTCATCCAACTGGTAGCGGACGTGGCGGGCGTTACCCCGCGGTCGTTGTTCTACGGAATCGATATGGATGAAGAGGTCGTGTACGTCTTCGAACGATCGCAGGGTGGACAGGGACTCGTCGACCTAGTTTTCGACGACCTACGCGAGGATCCCGGAACCGCGCTGGAATCGGTCACCCGAATCACCTACGACCCGCAGGTCATCTGTGAACGTCTCTGGGCCGACGTATCGTTCGTCGATGACCTCCCACCCGTTAATCCCGATCAGACTGCCATCGAGGATGCTGTTCGGAGCGCCGACGAGGTCCCGATGTTCGATCACGTCGTCGATCAGGTCGTCGAAGAGGTTCAATCAACGGTCGACCGGGCACAACAGCTTGCACAAGAGGAAGCGATTTCCCTGCGGCGAGCGTTCCAGATCAAAAACGTCGTTTCATCGGCGCGAATCGATGGGGAGTCGACGTACCCTGAAGAGGCCGTTACCGACGTTCTGCCCGATTTCGACGGTCACGACAGGGTTGAGACGCTCTTTTTCTCGCCAAACATCGACGGCTGCGTCGAGAACCTCCAACTGTCGGAGTGCATTTCGGGCCACGATCAGTCCGACACGCTCAGCTACGTGCTACTCGAGGAGCTCCGAGAGGAGCTAATTCAGCGGGTTCCTCACGACGAGATGGCCGACGAGCTGTTCGATCGCGAAGTCCTGCCGGGAGGTGAGTACGATGGCACGAGTATTTTCCTTACCCTCTAG
- a CDS encoding DEAD/DEAH box helicase has translation MEYADKHTDFDRFDDSVQTLLEGIVFNRQLWSGDADADTVTDALKYHQRPVQRPDYQPYAGDDPYIQEILNDVLGFEGLIPFQEQCWSLLHEMQDTRVRENNSRGAILSAPTGFGKTEGFAGPVFHDHAMNNGKGFGKVAIVYPRNALLEDQLERFLVTIHKMNRRHNADISIGIYNGDVRPSNGDIFRSPLINQGEFTIAQWTGGDEPVPFNFNYDRNNETYTLDASRGPTFSERTIKLSRDAVRNDVPDILLTTINSLENFALKPNYDIIDEFRTIIFDEVHLYRGTYGAHAANVIRNTKRSIEERVGDEAGMLFIGSSATIDRPKQFGSDLFDINRENIAVVETSPEDKRESDDTEHFHFVASNEDVATSSTFIQQILLFSHALLQESDGRDRKKALAFIDSVSQVNQRYFQIRDFERENRWQYHDKAPDDWRQIAQETPYQTALPAQTTPGHEFIENDFNIQQTSADLRLRAEEFGETDLILSTSLLEVGIDIPAIKVISQYRAPWEMSQFVQRIGRASRKEGNDAHFLITLGDEAADRSLFHRAGSFLDPEITTPLNTDNEILTWIHSQLYKAFQTVYRIRSAVTTGGSTQQQEKFLEYFLRRSDEESFQAFGQFIEEPGTELTSLLEQRLPISGSLNDLETIDAVYSTVLQAVQDDALLTDIATLLDEPVTRFTLQTGRLDDLDDQMEIGIRMTIQEVRNTINQAEPQNTAARGAVDAISNQLSEAETILDDGGQDRRDRYDDLDELFNNVRNQLSSVASDFTGVHESFPYHLRLEDANSAIQEARGIRRDEQLQDKRQRWRRAYYVKRALQEYYCFVNQRFSDNQVYGHLMVRAFKALLRAVYFYDRAVNLESTRGELEPPHFVPTSYFGEAGETFSVVPEDQAGAPGEEDSIDALYVIRFEQNDDDEEQLDASLTKLFFEYAPYMSKYLSDQSLQMFNPQVEEAPVDADADYYFDISGLSTEPGEDLVTPNTLPVKQVEDQSGDQARAIVWYCNESLYVGRNRWDHGPHGEDTMDYGQLHSEPHIGTAFEPEERPTDQISVSYIDADVSLDAVTLTITPATLVGDPSAESPPFRTERDAQRELLLEFEQPLGFSLHSRGVIWDIGDFVDELLEDEEFVENFESHNPGADIEDTIHFTAAHFLVEVVADVSGVNQAQMLYAVSPDANQVAVFEHAEGGQGIVDLFDDVRNRLEHEKMLRTINRVASNPQLINGSLWADNEFVVAVRAGDWATVEEFVRQRVVVPTESVVNDVMQMVQNTVDQLDEFADVTDTTLEEAYEIRHAAARYQFEVGIHDPVEDLEDETPDSVQAENLRNLIVEPDVDDCVENLHLAYSIVMDQGNVLSYLVLERLHEHVVTKTDSDDWGDEVLDREAIPGVNIDGTNVFHTL, from the coding sequence ATGGAATATGCTGACAAGCACACAGATTTTGACCGGTTTGATGATTCTGTCCAGACTCTCCTTGAGGGGATAGTTTTCAATCGGCAGCTATGGAGCGGTGATGCAGATGCAGATACCGTCACTGATGCACTCAAGTATCACCAGCGTCCTGTCCAGCGTCCTGATTATCAACCCTACGCAGGTGATGACCCATATATCCAAGAAATTCTCAACGATGTCCTCGGATTTGAAGGGCTGATCCCGTTCCAGGAGCAGTGTTGGAGCTTACTCCATGAAATGCAGGATACGAGAGTTCGTGAAAACAACTCAAGGGGCGCAATTCTTTCTGCTCCGACCGGCTTCGGTAAAACAGAGGGATTCGCCGGACCGGTTTTTCACGACCATGCAATGAACAACGGTAAGGGATTCGGTAAAGTCGCGATCGTCTATCCTCGAAATGCACTCCTCGAGGATCAGTTAGAGCGGTTCCTCGTCACCATCCACAAAATGAACCGCCGCCACAATGCCGATATCTCAATTGGGATCTACAATGGCGATGTCCGTCCATCGAACGGCGATATCTTCCGGAGTCCTCTGATCAACCAAGGGGAGTTCACAATAGCACAATGGACGGGTGGAGACGAACCCGTTCCGTTCAACTTCAACTACGACCGTAATAACGAGACGTACACCCTCGATGCGTCCCGAGGACCGACGTTCAGCGAGCGAACAATTAAACTCTCGAGAGACGCCGTCCGTAACGACGTTCCCGACATCCTACTCACGACGATAAACTCACTGGAGAACTTCGCTCTCAAGCCGAACTACGACATCATTGATGAGTTTCGAACGATTATTTTCGATGAAGTTCATCTATATCGCGGAACATACGGGGCTCACGCTGCGAACGTCATCAGGAATACGAAACGGTCGATCGAAGAGCGCGTTGGAGACGAAGCGGGCATGCTCTTTATCGGGTCAAGTGCGACCATCGACCGACCCAAGCAATTTGGCTCTGACCTCTTCGACATCAACCGAGAGAACATAGCCGTCGTCGAAACTAGCCCAGAAGATAAACGTGAATCGGATGACACCGAGCACTTCCACTTCGTCGCATCTAACGAAGATGTCGCAACAAGTTCCACGTTCATTCAGCAGATTCTCCTATTTTCCCACGCTCTGCTTCAGGAGAGCGACGGACGAGATCGCAAAAAGGCACTGGCGTTCATTGACAGTGTAAGCCAGGTAAACCAGCGCTATTTCCAGATTCGAGATTTCGAACGGGAAAACCGCTGGCAGTATCACGATAAAGCGCCAGATGACTGGCGTCAAATCGCACAAGAGACTCCATATCAGACTGCTCTCCCGGCCCAGACGACACCTGGACACGAGTTTATCGAGAATGATTTCAACATTCAGCAAACGTCGGCCGATCTCCGTCTTCGAGCCGAGGAGTTCGGAGAGACGGATCTCATTTTAAGCACGTCGCTTCTCGAGGTTGGTATCGATATTCCTGCCATCAAGGTCATCAGCCAATACCGAGCGCCCTGGGAGATGTCCCAGTTCGTTCAGCGCATCGGACGCGCATCCCGTAAGGAAGGGAACGATGCTCACTTCTTAATCACACTCGGTGACGAAGCCGCTGACAGAAGTCTCTTCCACCGTGCAGGGAGCTTCCTAGATCCGGAGATTACTACACCACTCAATACTGACAATGAGATTCTGACCTGGATTCACAGTCAGCTCTACAAGGCTTTTCAAACTGTCTATCGGATTAGGAGTGCAGTGACCACCGGTGGGTCGACTCAGCAACAAGAAAAATTCCTCGAGTACTTTCTCCGTCGGTCGGATGAAGAGTCGTTCCAAGCTTTCGGCCAGTTTATCGAGGAGCCCGGTACAGAACTCACTAGTCTTCTCGAACAGCGGCTCCCGATATCAGGGTCGTTGAACGACCTCGAGACGATCGATGCTGTCTACAGCACAGTGCTACAGGCGGTCCAAGACGATGCACTCCTGACCGATATCGCGACCCTCCTTGACGAACCGGTCACACGGTTCACACTCCAGACGGGAAGGCTCGATGATCTAGACGACCAGATGGAGATAGGTATCCGGATGACCATCCAGGAAGTTAGGAACACAATTAACCAAGCTGAACCGCAAAATACTGCCGCCAGGGGCGCTGTCGATGCAATTTCAAATCAACTATCTGAGGCCGAAACTATTCTAGATGACGGGGGTCAAGACAGACGAGACCGATACGATGACTTAGATGAGCTCTTCAACAATGTCCGAAACCAACTAAGCTCGGTGGCATCTGATTTTACGGGCGTTCACGAGTCATTCCCCTATCATCTACGTCTTGAAGACGCAAACAGCGCAATCCAGGAGGCTCGCGGAATTCGACGTGATGAACAACTCCAGGATAAACGCCAGAGATGGCGGCGCGCGTACTACGTCAAACGGGCACTACAGGAGTACTATTGCTTCGTGAATCAGCGTTTCAGTGATAATCAGGTGTATGGGCACCTGATGGTGCGAGCGTTTAAAGCTCTCTTACGAGCAGTGTACTTCTACGACCGGGCAGTGAACCTCGAATCAACACGTGGAGAACTTGAACCCCCTCACTTTGTGCCGACATCGTATTTCGGTGAAGCCGGCGAGACGTTCTCGGTAGTGCCTGAAGATCAGGCAGGGGCCCCTGGTGAGGAAGATTCTATAGATGCACTGTATGTCATTCGATTTGAACAAAATGACGACGACGAAGAACAGTTGGATGCGTCGCTAACCAAACTCTTCTTCGAGTACGCGCCGTATATGTCGAAGTACCTTTCTGACCAGTCACTCCAAATGTTCAATCCGCAGGTAGAGGAAGCCCCAGTCGACGCCGACGCCGACTACTACTTCGACATCTCCGGATTGAGCACGGAGCCAGGAGAAGACTTGGTCACGCCGAATACCCTGCCCGTGAAACAAGTCGAGGATCAGTCCGGCGACCAGGCACGCGCGATTGTTTGGTACTGCAATGAATCCCTCTACGTTGGCCGCAATCGGTGGGACCACGGACCACACGGAGAGGATACCATGGACTACGGTCAGCTCCACTCAGAGCCGCATATCGGCACGGCGTTCGAACCCGAAGAGAGACCCACTGACCAAATCAGTGTATCGTATATCGATGCTGACGTGAGTCTCGACGCAGTAACACTGACAATCACGCCGGCAACGCTCGTAGGCGACCCTTCTGCAGAGAGTCCTCCCTTCCGCACCGAACGAGACGCGCAGCGCGAATTACTGCTGGAGTTCGAGCAACCGCTTGGTTTTTCGCTTCACTCCCGAGGCGTCATCTGGGATATCGGGGATTTCGTTGACGAACTCCTCGAGGATGAGGAATTCGTAGAAAATTTTGAAAGCCACAATCCAGGGGCCGACATCGAAGATACCATCCATTTTACGGCTGCTCACTTCCTCGTAGAGGTCGTTGCGGACGTCAGTGGGGTCAACCAGGCACAGATGCTCTACGCCGTCTCTCCAGATGCGAATCAAGTGGCAGTGTTCGAGCATGCTGAAGGGGGACAAGGTATCGTTGATCTCTTTGACGACGTACGTAATCGTCTCGAGCACGAGAAGATGCTGCGAACTATTAACCGGGTCGCGTCGAATCCGCAGTTGATCAACGGCTCGCTCTGGGCCGACAATGAGTTTGTCGTCGCCGTTCGTGCCGGGGACTGGGCGACCGTCGAAGAATTCGTCCGTCAGCGAGTGGTCGTACCGACCGAGTCCGTGGTCAATGACGTGATGCAAATGGTCCAGAATACGGTCGACCAACTGGACGAATTCGCTGATGTCACTGATACAACGCTGGAGGAAGCCTACGAAATTCGCCACGCTGCGGCCCGATATCAGTTCGAGGTTGGGATCCACGACCCAGTCGAGGACCTCGAAGACGAAACACCAGACAGCGTTCAAGCGGAGAACCTCCGGAATCTCATCGTCGAACCCGACGTAGACGACTGTGTTGAAAACTTACATCTCGCATATAGCATCGTCATGGACCAGGGGAATGTCCTCAGCTATCTCGTCCTCGAGCGGCTTCACGAGCACGTCGTAACAAAGACCGACAGCGACGACTGGGGGGACGAAGTACTGGACCGCGAGGCAATTCCTGGAGTGAATATTGATGGTACAAACGTTTTCCATACGCTCTGA